In Nocardia sp. NBC_00403, the DNA window GACGCCACCGTCGACGTCGTCTTCGATTCGATCGGTGGCGCGACCGCCGTCGAGGTGCTGGCTGCCATGACACCCCTGCGCGGACGAATGCTCAGCTACGGCTGGCTGTCCGGCGCACCGGCACAGGTCGGCGTCGCCAACCTGCTCACCAGCGGCCTGACCCTCATCGGCTGCGCGGGCCCGGCGTGGCTGGCCCGGGTCGCCGAGGCCCGCACCGCGACGCTGGAGCGTGCGGCCGCCGGGAATCTCGATGCATTGGTGGACGCCATCCTTCCGCTGAGCGAAGCGAGCCGGGCCCACCGGCTCGTCGACGATCGCTCCCCGATCGGCAAAATCATCCTGCGCCCCGAGTCGATCGAGGCGTGAGCCCGTGGTTGGCCGTCGCCCGGCGGCGGCCGACCACGAAACACCGCGGACAGCACCGACCGGCGCTCGGACCGATCGGCGAATATCGTGGGAGCGGTGCAGACATCTGTGGCGCCGCATGTCGTCGCGACCAACGAGCTGACCGCACGATGGTGCGCCGCGGCAGGCGCAGCCGACTTCGTCGTGTCCGGCGCCGGTGTGTGGCCGCTGTTGGCACTGCTCGCCGCCGCCGCGGAGGGGGCCGCGCGATCCGAACTGGAAACGGCAATCAGGGTGTCTGCCGAGGTGGCGACCACCGCGGCATTGGATCTATTGCACACACTGGCCGACGCCGAGGACGTGTCCGCCGCGCTCGGCCTCTGGGTTCGTGATGACCTACCGCTGCACGAGAATTGGACGCGCCGACTGCCTGCGGGCACCATCGACCGACTCGGCGAACAACAAGTCCTCGACGAATGGGCTCGGCGGCACACCGGCGGACTCATCGAGAAGTTCCCGCTACGTATCGAGCGCGACACCGTGCTCGTCCTCGCCACGGCCCTCGCGGCGAAGACCACCTGGGAAGCGCCGTTCACCGCAACCGAGCTGGCGCCCGAAACCGGCCCGTGGCAAGGGCGGCGCGGACCCGGCCTCCACCGGGTCACCAACCGCCTCACCGATGCCGCGATCCTCGAAGGATCACAACCGGTCACCCGGGTAATCGTGACCGGGACCGCCGATGTGGATGTGCACCTGCTGCTCGGCGCGGCGACCCCCGGCGACGTTATTGCGACCGGTCTGGGCGCGGTGACCGGTGCGGTGCCGATCCGCACCGACCTCCCTGCCGGGACCACCGGACCCGGTCTTGCGGTACGCACCCACACCGGTCGGTCGCGGCGCGATTTGCTCGAAGTTCGCCTGCCGCCCTTCGAGATCCGATCGACGCACAACCTTCGCGCACAGCCGGAGTTGTTCGGCCTGACAGCGGCGACCGACAGCACACACGGCCACTTCCCCGATATCTCCCCCGACCCGCTGTATGTAGCCCAGGGCGCACAGGAAGTACTCGCGCGTTTCACCCGAACCGGGTTCGAGGCCGCGGCCATCACGGCCATCACCATGGCGCGGGCCGCGGCTCTGCTGCCGGAACGCCTCGTCACCACCATCTCCGTCGCCTTCGACCATCCCTTCGGCTTCATCGCGGTGCATCGCCCGACGGGGCTCGCCGTCGTCGCAGGCTGGGTTGCCGATCCGCCGACCGAGCCGATCGGCTGACCGATCCTCCCCACAACCTGCCGAAGTGCCTCGGCAGGCGATCGAACTGGGCGACAGTGGGAATCCCGGGTGGTCCGGCGGCTGCCACGCCGATGATGATCAGCTCGCGGCCGACTCGAAAGCCGGCTAACGCGTGGGTGTTTCGGGATGGATCGACCGCTGCCCAGGGTCGGTCAGCGACCTGTTGGGCGGTGCGCCGCACCCGAGCGCACAGGGCGCACGGATGGTCGGGTCAGACCGTCTCTCGACGCAGCACGAAGAAATATGATTCGGTCATGCCGCGCAGATCCATCACGCCGAGCAGGGTGCGTTCGTCGACCCGCCGGAAGTGATCGATGATCGGCAGGTGGTCATAGATCATGCCCGCGCTCAGCACACCGCGATACTCGATATCGCGCAAACGTGCTGCGGGCGTACGGGTTCGAAGCACCGAACCGATCACCCGCAACGACTTACGCGCCATCCGCACGCCTGCGAGCGGCACCCGGCCTGCGAGGCCGAGCGGGACCCGGCGGGGATCGACGGGGAACACGGTTCCGGTCTCATCCGCGAACAGCAGCGGGTGGACAGCGTCGGCGGTGTCGAACTGCTTGCCATACCAGCCCGAGGCGACGAGCACGCCGGCGAACGGATGCTGGGTGTCCAGCTCCTCGCCGCGCCAACGTCCGGTCGTGATCTCCGTGGTCGGCACACCGGGGAGGCGGTCGAAGAGCTCCCACGCCTGCTGTGGCGTGCACCCGCCGTCCTGCAGCGCCGCCAACTCGGCGGTCCCCGGCGCTGCGCTCCTCGTCTCGGCCATTTCGGTCTCCTCGCCTGCGGCAACATTGCAAGAAGGAGACTATCAATCTCTCAGGTCGCTCAGTATTTCGCCATCAGGTAGGAGCCCGCGATAATCATGGCGCACGCAGCGATTCGTTGGACATTGATGCGACGGCGCGGGAACCCCATCACGCCGAAGTGGTCCATCGCGGTCGCGAGAAACATCTGACCGCCGATGATCAAGGCGTTGAAGGTGCCGATTCCGACGCTGGAGGCAACGGTGATCATCGCGAAGATCGCCGCACCGCCGGTCAGACCGCCGAACGGCGCCCATTTGGGCATGGCCGCGAGATCGGCTCGGGTCGGCAACTGCCGATTCGACGAAACCAGCAGCGCGACAACAAGAATGATCCCGACGCCGGTGAGGGCCACCGCATAGGAAACTACCCCGCACAGCCACACATTCTTCAGCGCCAACTTCAGCGTGTTCTGACAGCCTGCCTCGATGGACCGCAATGCGCCGCCGATCAGCAGGAATACGAAGACCAGGGCAAATGCCGAGCGCGGCAGCGCGGTGCGAGTCTCGACCTCGGGTTCGGTGGCAGTAGTCATCGGACAATCCCTTCAGCAGCCGCGGTGGCGAGCGGGGTGGTTTCTTGTTTCGCCGAGTCGCTGGCCATCAGATAGACCGCCACCGTGATCAATACGGCGCCGACCACACGGGGTGCGGTCAACTCCCTGGTGGCGAACCCCATGAGCCCAAGGTCGTCCATCACCAGCGCGACCAGCATTTCGCTCACGATGACGACCGCGTTGAACGTTGCCACGCCGACATATTTGGCGACGGTGATCATGCCGACCACCGCGACACCGCCGATCAGGCCGCCGAACGGCGCCCACCACGGCATGTTTCGCACGTCGTCGAGGGACGGCCACGCCGAAGGCGCGACCACCCTCGACACCGCCAGGAAGATCAAGAATCCGGCCAGCGCAACGGCATACGAGAACACCGCGCACAACCAGACGTTCTGCACATAGATCTTCTGCGTGTTCTGACACCCGACCTCGATGGACCGCAGCCCACCGGATACCAGGATGAAAAGAAATACGAGCCCAAGGCTAATGGCGACCATGACGAGACACGTCCTTTGGTTCGGGAGGAGCAAACGCCATCACGAACCCAGCGATGATCGGCGCGACCGGCCTCCACAGGAGGACCGCATGTCCGTTTGCTATCGACACCACCAATCGTGACCCACATAACGTACCGTTGGTTAGTGGCACCGTCAATAGCGGGCCGTGGTTTTTGGAGTTCTTGCATGTGCCCCGTGCCGTTCCGAAAGACCTTGTAGGAGAACAGTGCTCGAGATATTCGAGGACAGCGAGCGACGCCGCACCCGACACAGCCCGGCGCGCGACCCAGTCGTCCCAGCACTGAACAGCTGCCACCATGTCCCCTGCTGAGATGATGGCGAACGTGCCCGAGCAGATGCTTTCCTCCGCGCGGACCTCTCCTTCGACCACACCACCGCCGCGATGGCGGCCGAGCACGCTGGACTGGGTCCGGCTCGGACTGTTGCTCGCCGGACTGCTGTGCGTGCTGACCGGACTACTGCCACAGGACCAGGCCGTCGACAATATGCGCCGGATCGGTCCGCTGCTGCTGTTCCTCGGCAGTGTGATCGTGCTTGCCGAACTCACCAGGCAGGCCAAGGTTTTCGATGTCATCGCGCATCGCATGGCAATTCTGGGTCGCGGCTACTATCCGGCGCTGTTCGGGCTGTGCGTGCTGTTCGCATCCGCCACCACGATCCTGCTCAACCTGGACACCACCGCGGTGCTGCTCACACCGGTCATGCTCGCGCTGGCGAGTCCCGCCCGGATCCCGCCACTGCCGCTGGCGATGACCACGCTGTGGCTGGCCAATACCGCGAGCCTGTTGCTGCCGGTCTCCAATCTCACCAATCTGCTGGCCGCGGACCGGATTGCGTTGCACGCCACCGACTTCGCCGCGCGCATGTGGGCGCCACAGCTGGTGTCGATCGTCGCGACGATGATCTGCCTGTGGGTCTGGTACTGGCGGCGCGGCCGACGCGATGCCGACCGTTACCTGCCGCCGGAACCGGTCCGCCCGGAGAATACGAGGCAGCGCGCGCTGCTGTACACGACGGCGACCGCGTGTCTGCTGTTCGTCCTGGCCATCCCGTTCGTCGGCGATCGCATCGGCATCGCCGCCACGCTGGCCGCGGCCATCGCGGTGGCGGCCTTCGCGATCTTCGACCGTTCCGCGCTGCGGCTGTCACTGATCCCCTGGCAGCTGCTGGTTTTCGTGGTCGGGTTGTTCCTCGTGGTGCCCACGCTGAGCAGATTCGGACTGTCCGAGGTGATGCACTGGCTGATCGGCACCGACCCCGACGCCCTCGGCGCATACCGCGCCGCAGGAGCGGGCGCTGCGCTGTCCAACGTGGCGAACAACCTGCCCGCCTATACCGCAGGCGAGACCGTCGTACCGGACGCGAACCGAAACCAACTGCTGGCCTTGCTCATCGGCACGAATATCGCCCCACTGGTCACCCCATGGGCATCCCTCGCCACGCTGCTGTGCCTCGAATTCTGCCGCACCCATGAAGTCCGCGTCCCCATGCTGCGATTCGTCCTCACCGGACTCACCCTGGCGCTCACGGCAACAACAGCCGCGGTAGCAGTCCTCCTGCTCACCGATTGACCCCCGATCACCGGCGTCAGTGGCACATAGCCGCGGCGAATCGCGGGAAGCCTTTCCAGCATGTGCCACTCGCCCCGCACGACGGAGGAGGGCCGGGCTGCATGCGATGTCGTGTGCGGTACCGGGCGTCAGGGTGGCCCAGGGGCTCGGGGTGGTCCAGGGGGATCGGGGTGCCGAGGGAATCGCAGGGGCGGTGGGGTGGCAACGACGGACAGCCGGGCGGAGATGATGCGGCGGGCGCGCGCGTAGGGCGCGGCATCGGAGAACAAGAGTGCGTCCTGGCCCGCCACCCGGGCGATCGAGTCGAGCTCGAAGGCCAGATCTGCGGGGTCGATGTCGGCGGCGATTTCGCCGAGCGCAACAGCCTCGGCGGCGGCAGCCTCGTACAGGCGCAACCAGTCTCGGCGTCCGGCGGCGACAGCGTCGTGCACGCGTCCCGGCCTTGCGTCGAACTCCGCGACCGCGGACAGGAAAAAGCAGCCGCCCCGGAAGATCGGTTTCGCGGCGTAATCCAGCCAGGAATCGGCCAGCGCCCACACCCGACGCAGACCGGCGGGCGCACGGCGAGCCGGTTTCACCACACGTCTGATTCGGGTGGCCCGCACCACATGACTTGACCTCGAGTGCAGTTGAGGAATAAAGATCGACTCCGTGCGCGAGCGCCGGCGTCGACCAGTCACAGGTGAATTCCGTCGACCGCACACCCGAGTCCGCGAACCCGTCACAGCCGACAGTTCGCGGTTCGCTCCCGCTGGGCCCGTACACCCACCAGCGGGAGCGCAGGGTGCGCGCCGACAAAATTCCGGTGAGCGGGAACGCCGAACGACAACAGCCGCACACCTTGCAGGTGCGCGGCTGTGGCGGACGTTCAGGTCAGGCGGAGACCGCGATCTCCCACTCGTAGACCGTCAGTTCCGATGACCCGGTGGTGTGGACCGGGTCGGTGAAGGCGATCTCGCGGGCGGCGTCGAGGTTGTCGGCGTGGATGACGTAGGCACCGCCGGTGCCGTCGGTAAAGCGGCCGCTCTCGACCAGGTGGCCGCGTTCGAGCAGATCGGCGAGAAACTCGCGGTGCGGCTCGACGACGGCGGGGTCGAAATTCGGCCTGCGCATCGCCATGACCAGGTACTTGTTCACCATCTCAGGCCTCGGGCTCCGGGCGCGGGGCCAGCGTCGCCGCGGCGGCGGCGCGGACCTGCGGTGCGACGAGCACGACCTGGCCGAGGACGCCGTTCACGAATGACGGGGAGTCGTCGGTGGACAGCTCCTTGGCCAGCTCCACCGCCTCGTCGACCGCGACCACCGGCGGAACATCGTTGGCGTGGAACAACTCCCACACCGCGATCCGCAGGATAGCCCGGTCCACGGCGGGCAGCCGGGACAGCTCCCAGTCCTTGAGGTAGGACTCGATGGTGCCGTCCACCCGGTCGAGATCGTCGGCGACGCCTTCGACAAGGGTCTTGGTGTAGGCGTGCACCGGCGCGACAGCCTGATCCTGGGTGGACAGTTCGACGCGCTCGGAGACCAGGTCGGCCGCGTCGACGTCGCGAGCCTCCGCCTCGAACAGCAGATCGACCGCGCGGCGGCGGGCCTTGTGCCTGGCACCGAGCTTCTTGTACGTGGGCTTCTGTTCGGCCACTGTCACATCATCCCCGTCTTTACCCGATCGCGGCAGCTGCGGGGCCCTGCGTGGTCACGCTTCGCGAGCGTGACCAGGCCCGCCGCTACTGCCGCGGCCCGATGGCGGTAGGTGATCAGGAGTTCACCCGACCGAGGTAGCTGCCGTCGCGCGAGTCGATGCGCAGCTTGTCACCGGTGTTGATGAACAGCGGGACCTGCACCTCGGCGCCGGTCTCCAGGGTCGCGGGCTTGGTGCCGCCGGTGGAGCGGTCGCCCTGCAGGCCGATGTCGGTGTGCTGCACCTCGAGCTCGACCGTGACCGGAAGCTCTACGTAGAGCGGGGCGCCCTCGTGCGTGGCGACCTGCGCGGTCATATTCTCCAGCAGGAAGCGCGCGCCGGGACCGATGGTCGACTCGGAGATCGAGATCTGGTCGAAGGTGTCGCCGTCCATGAAGACGTAGTCCGAACCATCGTGGTACAGGTAGGTCATATCGCGACGGTCGACGGTGGCGGTCTCCACCTTGACGCCCGCGTTGAAGGTCTTGTCGACAACCTTGCCGGACAGCACGTTCTTCAGCTTGGTCCGCACGAATGCGGGACCCTTGCCCGGCTTGACGTGCTGGAATTCGATGATCTGCTGGAGCTGACCGTCGATCTTCAGCACAAGGCCGTTCTTGAAGTCGCTGGTGTCCGCCACTGTCCTCGGATCTCCTCGTTCGTAATATCCACGTCTCGGGCAACCGGCGTCAGTCGACGACGGTCAGGTCTTTGCTGGTGTTGGTGAGCAGTTCCGGGCCCCCCTCGCGCACCACGAGCGTGTCCTCGATGCGGACGCCGCCGCGGCCGGGGAAGTACACACCTGGTTCGACGGTCACCGCCACGCCAGAGAGAAGTGTACCGGTTCCGGTTTTGGCGATTCCCGGCGCTTCATGGATCTGCAGTCCCACCCCGTGCCCGAGACCGTGCACGAACAGCTTCCCGTGCCCGGCCGCCTCGATCACCGCGCGCGCCGCCGCGTCAACGTCGGCCACCGGCGCACCCGGTTGCAATGCTTCGCGACCGGCCCGCTGCGATTCCTGGACCAGGGCATATACCTCGCGGTGCCAGTCCGTGGGCGAGCCGAGCACGAAGGTCCGGGTCATATCCGAGTGGTAGCCGCCGACCACCGCGCCGAAATCGAGCTTGACGAAGTCGCCGACAGCGAGCACAGCGTCGGTCGGCCGATGATGCGGGACAGCCGAATTCGCGCCCGCCGCCACGATCGTCTCGAACGCCACTGCCGCCGCGCCGTGCTCGAACATGGCCCACTCGAGGTCCCTTGCCACTTGCCGTTCGGTGCGGCCGGGCCGCAGCCCACCGCGCTCCAGCAGCGTGGCGAGCCCGGCATCGCCCGCGGCGCACGCAGCGCGCAGCTGCTCGACCTCGTACGCGTCTTTCACCATGCGCAGCTGTTCGACGAGGCCGGGTGTGGCGACGAACTCCAGTCCGGTGTGCTGCTCGACGAAACCACGGTGCTGATCGACGGTGACGACGTGACTCTCGTAGCCGACCCGGCCCAGTTGCCACTCCCCCGCGAGCTCCACGATCCTGCGGGCGGTGGCCCGTGCGATCTCGGCGCGCAGGTCCGGCACCTGCTCGGCGACCTGGGTGAGGTATCGGCCATCGGTGCCGATCACCGTGCGCTCCTCGGCATTGCGCATATCCCAGGAGTGCACGAGCAGCGCGGCGTTGGACCCGGTGAATCCCGTCAAGTACCTGATGTTCACCAGATCGGTGACCAACAGCGCATCGACCTCGTTCTCCACCAGCAGACTCCGCAGCGCACCGCGACGCGCCGCGTAGTCGGGCTCGAGGCCCGCGTGATCAGCAGACATATGTCAAAGCTACCGCCGACACGCATCGCGGCGACACGCAACACGTACACCGGCGACGGGCGGATCCGCCGCGGGCGATGCCGTGGTCGGGCGGGTACCGCCGCGAACGGACAAACGTCGCAATACGGCTGAACCGAAATCCGCTCTGCCCCCGCACAATTACTGCGGAGCAGCCGGCGGTCGGCGACCGCGACACCGAGCGGACCAGTGGTTGTTCACATATCGATCGGCTATCAACATTGCGGGCCAGAGGCTTGATCGGCGACCGCGCCCGACAAAGGCTGGTAGCCATGGACTTTGCCGCATTCTCCCTGCTCGTGGCCTGGTGTGCGATGCTCACCGTCATCGATATCCGGCACCGCAGACTTCCCGACACGCTCACCGGATCAGGTGCGCTGATCGTGTTCGGATACGCGCTGTTCACAACACAATTCACAACCGCGTTGCTCGGTGCTGCGCTGCTGACGATCCCCTACTTGCTGGTGCACATGGTGTCGCCCGGGGCGTTCGGCGCCGGCGACGTGAAACTCGCGATCGGACTGGGTGCGGTGGCCGCGCTCGGCGGCGCGCGGACCTGGGTGTCGGCAGCGCTCGTCGCACCGGCACTCACCGCCGCGGTCGGCATCGTGGCGCTGACGGTCCGGCGAATGCGAGCCGATGCCGACAGCACCGCAGCAATCACGGTGCCGCACGGGCCTGCGATGTGCTTGGCGACGATGCTGGCGCTGGTGGTGACGCATGACAACTGACGCCACCCCGACACGCCGGATCGATCCGCCCGGACTCGAGCTCTGCGGCGCTCTCACAGCGACAACCTGGCCGGTGACGGCAGGTGGTGCGACGACCATGTCACAGCCGGGGCGAGCGTGCCCGTGATCACGCCGGGCCGCGTGCCGGAGCACCCGCGCCGACATGGGAAGATGGACGACGTGTTGCGCTGGATAACTGCCGGAGAATCCCATGGTCCCGCCCTCGTCACCATCCTCGAGGGCATGGTGGCCGGTCTCGAGGTGACATCCGAAGAGATCTCCGCGCAGCTCGCGCGGCGCCGGCTCGGGTACGGGCGCGGCGCGCGAATGAAGTTCGAGGCCGACAAGGTCACCATCGTGGGCGGTGTGCGCCACGGCCGCACCATGGGTGGACCGATCGCGGTCGAGATCGCCAACTCCGAGTGGCCGAAGTGGACGATTGTCATGTCCGCCGACCCCGTCGACGAGACCGAGCTGTCGGATCTGGCACGCAATGCGCCGCTCACCCGGCCACGGCCTGGACATGCCGACTACTCGGGCATGCTCAAGTACAACTTCGACGACGCCCGCAACGTGCTGGAGCGGGCCAGCGCCCGCGAGACCGCCGCGCGCGTCGCGGCGGGCACGCTCGCCCGCAACTTCCTGCGGCAAGCCTTCGGTGTCGAGGTCGTCTCGCACGTCATCTCCATCGGAGCCGCCGCGAACACCACCGGTCTGGTGCCCACCGCGAAAGATCTTGCCGCCATCGACGAGAGCCCGGTGCGCGCGTTCGACAAGGACGCCGAGGCCGCGATGATCGCGGAGATCGAGGCCGCCAAGAAGGACGGCGACACTCTCGGTGGCGTCGTCGAGGTCGTCGTGGAGGGTCTACCGGTCGGGTTGGGCTCCTTCATCAGCGGCGAGAACCGGCTCGACTCGCGACTGGCCGCCGCACTGATGGGCATTCAGGCGATCAAGGGCGTCGAGGTCGGCGATGGTTTCGAGACCGCACGCCGACGCGGCAGCCAGGCACACGACGAGATGAAGCCGGGGCCCGACGGCGTGCTGCGCTCCACCAACCGGGCGGGCGGCCTGGAAGGCGGCATGACCAACGGCGAGGCGCTACGGGTCCGCGCCGCGATGAAGCCGATCTCGACGGTGCCGCGCGCGCTGGCCACGGTCGACATGACCACCGGCGAGGAAGCCGTCGCCATCCACCAGCGCTCCGACGTGTGTGCGGTGCCCGCCGCGGGTGTGGTCGCCGAGTCGATGGTGGCGCTGGTCGTCGCACAGGCCGCGCTGGAGAAGTTCGGCGGCGATTCGCTGACCGAGACCCTCGACAACATCACCAGCTACATCAAGCGCATCAGCGCCCGCCCACACGTGCCGCAATGATCGTCCAGACCGATCCGCGCGCACCGCGCGTGGTGCTGGTCGGACCGCCAGGAGCGGGGAAATCCACGATCGGCCGCAAGCTCGCGAGGGAACTCGGTGTCGAGCTGTACGACACCGACATCGGCATCGAGCGCGAGACCGGGCGCACCATCCCCGAGATCTTCGCCACCGACGGCGAACCCGAATTCCGCAAGATCGAGGAACGGGTAGTGCGCCGCGCCATCCTGGCCGAGCGCGGGGTGGTTTCGCTCGGCGGCGGTGCCGTGCTGTCCAAGGACACCAGGGCGCTGCTGCGCAACCGCACCGTGGTCTACCTGGAAATCAGTGTGGCCGAAGGACTTCGCCGCACCGGCGCGAGCACGGGACGACCGCTGCTCAACGGCGCCGATCCCGGCGCGAAGTATCGGGAGCTGATGCGCAAGCGGCGGCCGTTGTACCGGGAGGTTGCCTCGGTCCGGGTGCGGACCGACGGTCGTAGCCCTGGACGCGTGGTGCGCATGATCATGGCGAAGCTGGGCATGGAGTCGGTCCTACCGCAAGATGCGGAGCCCGACGCGACGGCAACCACCGGGACAGAAAGCACGACCACTCGGGGCACCGCGCAGCAGACGGCCCCGGGCGGCGAGAAAACACCGGGCACCGGAAATCCGCAGGGCAACAGCAGGTCACGCGCCCGTCGGGCGGCACGGGCGCGCGCCGCGGCGCGCCGCAGGGCCGCCCAGGGCGAACCGCAGCAGCAGGACAACACCGAGCCGGCACCCGCGCTGACGGAAACGTCCGGCGACACACCGACACCGGGCAGCCGGTCGCGGCGCGCTCGCGCACGACGCGCTCGCGCAAGAGCGATCAAACAAACGGCACGAACAGAATCGGAGCACACATGACCGAGCCGACTCGTCTCCAGGTCCGCACCGCCGACCCCTATCCCGTGATCATCGGCCGCGGGTTGCTCGGTGAACTGGTCGAAGCGGTCACCGGCGCGACCACCGGCGTGCGGACGGTCGCGATCTTCCATCAGCCGCCGCTGGCCGAAACCGCCGAAGCCGTGCGAAAGGCACTCGCCGACACCGGCATCGACGCGCATCGCATCGAGATCCCGGACGCCGAGTCGGGCAAGGACCTGGCCGTCGCGGGCTTCTGCTGGGAGGTGCTCGGACGCATCGGCCTGACCCGCAACGACGTCGTGGTGAGCCTCGGCGGCGGTGCGGCGACCGACCTCGCCGGGTTCGTCGCGGCCACCTGGATGCGCGGGGTGAATATCGTGCATGTGCCGA includes these proteins:
- a CDS encoding serpin family protein; translated protein: MQTSVAPHVVATNELTARWCAAAGAADFVVSGAGVWPLLALLAAAAEGAARSELETAIRVSAEVATTAALDLLHTLADAEDVSAALGLWVRDDLPLHENWTRRLPAGTIDRLGEQQVLDEWARRHTGGLIEKFPLRIERDTVLVLATALAAKTTWEAPFTATELAPETGPWQGRRGPGLHRVTNRLTDAAILEGSQPVTRVIVTGTADVDVHLLLGAATPGDVIATGLGAVTGAVPIRTDLPAGTTGPGLAVRTHTGRSRRDLLEVRLPPFEIRSTHNLRAQPELFGLTAATDSTHGHFPDISPDPLYVAQGAQEVLARFTRTGFEAAAITAITMARAAALLPERLVTTISVAFDHPFGFIAVHRPTGLAVVAGWVADPPTEPIG
- a CDS encoding DUF4334 domain-containing protein; the protein is MAETRSAAPGTAELAALQDGGCTPQQAWELFDRLPGVPTTEITTGRWRGEELDTQHPFAGVLVASGWYGKQFDTADAVHPLLFADETGTVFPVDPRRVPLGLAGRVPLAGVRMARKSLRVIGSVLRTRTPAARLRDIEYRGVLSAGMIYDHLPIIDHFRRVDERTLLGVMDLRGMTESYFFVLRRETV
- the efp gene encoding elongation factor P; this encodes MADTSDFKNGLVLKIDGQLQQIIEFQHVKPGKGPAFVRTKLKNVLSGKVVDKTFNAGVKVETATVDRRDMTYLYHDGSDYVFMDGDTFDQISISESTIGPGARFLLENMTAQVATHEGAPLYVELPVTVELEVQHTDIGLQGDRSTGGTKPATLETGAEVQVPLFINTGDKLRIDSRDGSYLGRVNS
- the aroC gene encoding chorismate synthase translates to MLRWITAGESHGPALVTILEGMVAGLEVTSEEISAQLARRRLGYGRGARMKFEADKVTIVGGVRHGRTMGGPIAVEIANSEWPKWTIVMSADPVDETELSDLARNAPLTRPRPGHADYSGMLKYNFDDARNVLERASARETAARVAAGTLARNFLRQAFGVEVVSHVISIGAAANTTGLVPTAKDLAAIDESPVRAFDKDAEAAMIAEIEAAKKDGDTLGGVVEVVVEGLPVGLGSFISGENRLDSRLAAALMGIQAIKGVEVGDGFETARRRGSQAHDEMKPGPDGVLRSTNRAGGLEGGMTNGEALRVRAAMKPISTVPRALATVDMTTGEEAVAIHQRSDVCAVPAAGVVAESMVALVVAQAALEKFGGDSLTETLDNITSYIKRISARPHVPQ
- a CDS encoding DMT family transporter, which translates into the protein MTTATEPEVETRTALPRSAFALVFVFLLIGGALRSIEAGCQNTLKLALKNVWLCGVVSYAVALTGVGIILVVALLVSSNRQLPTRADLAAMPKWAPFGGLTGGAAIFAMITVASSVGIGTFNALIIGGQMFLATAMDHFGVMGFPRRRINVQRIAACAMIIAGSYLMAKY
- a CDS encoding TetR family transcriptional regulator C-terminal domain-containing protein, yielding MVKPARRAPAGLRRVWALADSWLDYAAKPIFRGGCFFLSAVAEFDARPGRVHDAVAAGRRDWLRLYEAAAAEAVALGEIAADIDPADLAFELDSIARVAGQDALLFSDAAPYARARRIISARLSVVATPPPLRFPRHPDPPGPPRAPGPP
- a CDS encoding SLC13 family permease → MMANVPEQMLSSARTSPSTTPPPRWRPSTLDWVRLGLLLAGLLCVLTGLLPQDQAVDNMRRIGPLLLFLGSVIVLAELTRQAKVFDVIAHRMAILGRGYYPALFGLCVLFASATTILLNLDTTAVLLTPVMLALASPARIPPLPLAMTTLWLANTASLLLPVSNLTNLLAADRIALHATDFAARMWAPQLVSIVATMICLWVWYWRRGRRDADRYLPPEPVRPENTRQRALLYTTATACLLFVLAIPFVGDRIGIAATLAAAIAVAAFAIFDRSALRLSLIPWQLLVFVVGLFLVVPTLSRFGLSEVMHWLIGTDPDALGAYRAAGAGAALSNVANNLPAYTAGETVVPDANRNQLLALLIGTNIAPLVTPWASLATLLCLEFCRTHEVRVPMLRFVLTGLTLALTATTAAVAVLLLTD
- a CDS encoding A24 family peptidase → MDFAAFSLLVAWCAMLTVIDIRHRRLPDTLTGSGALIVFGYALFTTQFTTALLGAALLTIPYLLVHMVSPGAFGAGDVKLAIGLGAVAALGGARTWVSAALVAPALTAAVGIVALTVRRMRADADSTAAITVPHGPAMCLATMLALVVTHDN
- the nusB gene encoding transcription antitermination factor NusB — translated: MAEQKPTYKKLGARHKARRRAVDLLFEAEARDVDAADLVSERVELSTQDQAVAPVHAYTKTLVEGVADDLDRVDGTIESYLKDWELSRLPAVDRAILRIAVWELFHANDVPPVVAVDEAVELAKELSTDDSPSFVNGVLGQVVLVAPQVRAAAAATLAPRPEPEA
- a CDS encoding YciI family protein yields the protein MVNKYLVMAMRRPNFDPAVVEPHREFLADLLERGHLVESGRFTDGTGGAYVIHADNLDAAREIAFTDPVHTTGSSELTVYEWEIAVSA
- a CDS encoding M24 family metallopeptidase gives rise to the protein MSADHAGLEPDYAARRGALRSLLVENEVDALLVTDLVNIRYLTGFTGSNAALLVHSWDMRNAEERTVIGTDGRYLTQVAEQVPDLRAEIARATARRIVELAGEWQLGRVGYESHVVTVDQHRGFVEQHTGLEFVATPGLVEQLRMVKDAYEVEQLRAACAAGDAGLATLLERGGLRPGRTERQVARDLEWAMFEHGAAAVAFETIVAAGANSAVPHHRPTDAVLAVGDFVKLDFGAVVGGYHSDMTRTFVLGSPTDWHREVYALVQESQRAGREALQPGAPVADVDAAARAVIEAAGHGKLFVHGLGHGVGLQIHEAPGIAKTGTGTLLSGVAVTVEPGVYFPGRGGVRIEDTLVVREGGPELLTNTSKDLTVVD
- a CDS encoding DMT family transporter, with translation MVAISLGLVFLFILVSGGLRSIEVGCQNTQKIYVQNVWLCAVFSYAVALAGFLIFLAVSRVVAPSAWPSLDDVRNMPWWAPFGGLIGGVAVVGMITVAKYVGVATFNAVVIVSEMLVALVMDDLGLMGFATRELTAPRVVGAVLITVAVYLMASDSAKQETTPLATAAAEGIVR